Proteins encoded by one window of Rhodothermia bacterium:
- a CDS encoding TolC family protein → MRFLHRSLYLIILLLPGIVSTQTSNTPKKVVMTLDEAIQIGLVNNYLLRAAALSQSEINSQVEEGFSNLYPKVNLSGNYQRNLLSSNPFAGSSAGSLFTGLGQIGWLGYNEQARTDNDPNSSPITLQEYYRRIAEGQAAAGISTNSSSNPFAVENNFTGNIALNQTLYNAAIGEGLRATRVLQSITAAGFLRQQQQVVSQIRGAFYRVMLAREQVSVLQNSMDRLSETTRDVGKTVQQGLAPRFQRLSAEVELGNLNAQKIVSTNNVALALSGLKLLVGLPMETEIDIQATWEELTEKASEADGLNLRDALDVAIQNRPDLVQAQKNIALQEIQKGVTIALGKPIVSAFSNISYLGRIPSNRTFSVQDTNDPFKFTKERNGLLSNDYWDPNITIGLQVVWSLYDGGTRKYQRQRNQLAIERAKIQELQLQESIRLEVEQAFLSLSSALERMSSQRQNIARAEENYRITSTRLREGVGNQLEERQASELLDQSKLAYAVATFDYLNAKNSLQTAMGKLPFVATKVPDFAPARSGGIWDYVNKFYKVQ, encoded by the coding sequence ATGCGTTTTTTACACCGTTCTCTTTACTTAATCATCCTTCTTTTGCCCGGCATTGTTTCCACACAAACGAGCAATACACCCAAAAAAGTGGTGATGACCCTTGACGAAGCCATTCAGATTGGTTTGGTCAACAACTACTTACTCCGAGCAGCGGCCTTGAGCCAGTCCGAGATTAACTCACAGGTGGAGGAAGGGTTTAGCAACCTCTATCCCAAAGTTAATCTATCCGGAAATTACCAACGCAACCTGCTTAGTTCTAACCCTTTTGCCGGATCGAGTGCGGGTAGCCTCTTTACTGGGCTTGGGCAAATCGGTTGGCTTGGGTATAATGAGCAAGCGCGAACAGATAACGACCCTAATTCAAGCCCCATTACCCTTCAAGAATACTATCGGAGAATTGCAGAAGGACAGGCGGCAGCGGGTATCTCAACGAACAGCAGTTCCAATCCTTTTGCGGTTGAAAACAACTTTACGGGCAATATTGCCCTTAATCAAACCTTGTATAATGCCGCCATTGGCGAAGGACTACGCGCCACCCGTGTACTCCAAAGCATTACGGCGGCTGGCTTCTTAAGGCAACAACAACAAGTCGTAAGCCAGATTCGGGGAGCATTTTACCGTGTTATGTTGGCAAGAGAGCAAGTTTCCGTCCTTCAAAACAGTATGGATCGCTTGTCAGAAACCACCCGCGATGTGGGCAAAACGGTTCAACAAGGTCTTGCACCACGTTTCCAGAGACTTTCGGCAGAGGTTGAACTTGGGAATTTGAATGCACAAAAAATCGTTTCGACCAACAATGTGGCGTTAGCGCTTTCCGGCCTAAAGTTATTAGTGGGCTTGCCAATGGAAACGGAAATTGATATTCAGGCTACATGGGAGGAACTTACAGAAAAGGCTTCTGAGGCCGATGGCCTTAACCTTCGCGATGCCTTAGACGTGGCGATACAGAATCGGCCCGACTTGGTACAAGCACAAAAAAATATTGCCCTCCAAGAAATCCAGAAGGGCGTTACTATTGCGCTTGGGAAGCCCATTGTAAGTGCATTTTCTAATATTTCTTACCTTGGCCGTATTCCCAGCAACCGGACGTTTTCGGTACAAGATACCAACGACCCATTCAAGTTTACGAAAGAGCGCAATGGACTTCTCAGCAACGACTACTGGGATCCCAACATTACCATCGGTTTACAGGTTGTCTGGAGCCTCTACGATGGCGGAACCCGTAAGTACCAACGCCAACGTAATCAGTTGGCCATCGAACGAGCAAAAATACAAGAACTCCAACTCCAAGAAAGCATTCGTTTAGAGGTTGAACAAGCCTTTTTGTCCTTGTCCTCGGCTTTGGAGCGGATGAGCAGCCAACGGCAAAACATTGCCCGTGCAGAAGAAAACTATCGCATTACTTCTACCAGACTTCGCGAAGGTGTCGGAAATCAGTTAGAGGAACGCCAGGCATCCGAACTTTTAGACCAAAGTAAGCTGGCTTATGCGGTAGCAACGTTCGATTATCTAAATGCAAAAAACAGTTTACAAACCGCAATGGGTAAATTGCCTTTTGTGGCCACCAAGGTTCCCGATTTTGCCCCCGCACGGTCTGGCGGCATCTGGGACTATGTCAATAAGTTTTATAAAGTTCAATAA
- a CDS encoding efflux RND transporter periplasmic adaptor subunit: MKNLQKLVALPALLMLVLVFPACNQGNNTASNTQNVEELTSAMIPVETMVAGAGNFDNMIQIPGVVETSSDITVSALSAGILQYVAPVGKYVSAGETVAVVDPAVAEASLAQARAALSAAEAAVANAEAQFRLAEDAFRRQEPLYRDSIISAIEFEGVKTRLAAAKAVVNQTNAGKAQANAAISLAQKQVSNTRVVAPFSGKIERKLAEVGSTAAPGSPIVQIVNAGNVKITGGVSEKYAATVRLGTNAFVRFPTIGDQETVGVISFVGTNVNPTSRTFPIEIQVANPDGLLKPQMTAQIFVNNETIGNVIIIPETSIIRDEEGTSVFIARPEGRKKVAKRVNISIGPSQEGKTVVYSGLNIGDEVITNGQNNVSEGDFLEIVKG, translated from the coding sequence ATGAAAAACCTCCAAAAACTGGTCGCTCTTCCTGCTTTATTGATGCTCGTCCTTGTTTTTCCGGCCTGCAACCAAGGCAACAATACAGCTTCCAATACACAAAACGTAGAAGAACTGACGTCGGCCATGATTCCAGTAGAAACCATGGTGGCGGGTGCTGGAAATTTTGACAATATGATCCAAATCCCCGGCGTGGTGGAAACCTCAAGTGATATAACGGTTTCTGCACTTAGTGCCGGAATTTTGCAGTACGTAGCCCCCGTTGGAAAGTACGTTTCTGCGGGCGAAACGGTTGCGGTTGTAGATCCAGCCGTGGCCGAAGCATCCCTTGCACAAGCCAGAGCTGCTTTAAGTGCCGCCGAAGCCGCCGTCGCTAATGCCGAAGCACAATTCCGACTTGCAGAGGATGCTTTTCGCCGCCAAGAACCCCTTTATCGGGACTCCATCATCTCGGCTATCGAATTTGAAGGCGTCAAAACACGTTTAGCTGCCGCCAAAGCGGTGGTCAACCAAACCAACGCAGGCAAAGCACAAGCGAATGCAGCCATTTCTCTCGCGCAAAAACAGGTTTCGAATACACGTGTGGTTGCGCCGTTTTCTGGTAAGATCGAACGTAAGTTGGCCGAGGTTGGCTCTACGGCTGCACCTGGCTCCCCGATCGTCCAAATTGTGAATGCGGGTAATGTAAAAATAACGGGCGGCGTCTCTGAAAAATATGCCGCTACGGTTCGGTTAGGAACCAACGCATTTGTACGTTTCCCAACCATTGGCGATCAAGAAACCGTTGGCGTCATCAGCTTTGTTGGTACAAATGTGAACCCGACCAGCCGTACTTTCCCCATCGAAATACAGGTAGCAAACCCCGATGGCTTGCTCAAGCCACAAATGACTGCCCAGATTTTTGTCAACAACGAAACCATTGGCAATGTTATCATTATTCCTGAAACGTCCATTATCCGTGACGAAGAAGGGACAAGCGTTTTTATTGCACGACCAGAAGGACGTAAGAAGGTTGCCAAACGGGTCAACATCTCTATCGGGCCATCACAAGAAGGGAAAACCGTGGTGTATTCCGGATTGAACATCGGCGATGAGGTCATAACGAATGGCCAAAACAATGTATCCGAAGGTGATTTTTTAGAGATCGTTAAGGGTTAG